The genomic interval TGTGGTAGATAAATGCCATCAGCCCCAGTCAAGCATTTCTGCAAAGATAATAAAGCATGATTTCTAACCTCCTCTCTCTGGTCTAAACACACCTTCCTTAGACCTTGCACTAGTCTCAACCACATCTCTCCAATATCCTGAGATAACTTGGACACTTGCTCCTCCTCCATTGCTTCCTTAGCCTCACTGGTCCACCGGGCCAAGCAATTGACAGACCCTGCCATGAGATCTAGTGCCCGCACAGAACGCTCTGCTTGTCCAACACGAGACTCAGCAAACTGCCTGGCAGTATCTATACAGTGAACATAATTAGCTGGAAGCAAGTGTGCACCGTCAGACATTATGAACAATAGTGCATCAAACCCAGCTTCAGATGCTTCTATATGTCTAGCTGTGATGGAAAGAAGTGACGTAATCGTACGCCATCCTAACTGGGATCTTATGTGAGAAGCATTTGCCTTCACAAGGCGACTGACTTCTTGAGTAATCTGCTCACAGTATGCATCTGCAACCCGCGCATCAAGCTTCAAGACAAGTTGCAATGACCTCAGAAGTTCATCGGCAATGTTCTCCTTGTAGGGAAGCAACCGCTGGCAAATCCGCAATAGTCCAAAAACAGCCTTCTCGACCAGGGCACAGGGCATTACAGTTGACTGAACAATATTGGATATGTGTTCATACACACCATGCCATAGAATACCAATTCTATCCCTGTTATTCAAAGTAATTGCAATCAGCAACTCCAGGCAGAAAACTGCTGTATCTTCATCCTCAGGTGTGCTGTTCCCTTTTTGAGGTCTCCCTGCAGCCCACACGAGTGCTCTTGCTAGCTGCAATAAAGATTCAGCTTGCAGAAACTTACTCTCAGTGAATATGCTGTCAATATGACATTTCTGTATGGTTTGTAGGGTGCGTTGATGGGCAGCAAGTTGTTGTTCAGTAGGTTGTGATCTTGGTTCCTCAGTATCAAGAGATAAGAGTTGACTAAACCTACCCATCAATCCTGAGGATCTCCTTGGAGTGCCAATAGATTGCATATGAGCTGAGGATAAAGAATTCATAATAGGTTTTCCATTAACGGTTTCAGCAGAAAGCTCTGACTCATCAGCTGCATCACTGGCTACACGGGCAGGAAGAAGACCAAGCTTGTGCAGTCTTAAGATGCAATCAAGAATATTTCTCCAACCTGTGCGGATGTAATCACCATACCTGTTTGCTATAGTGAAAACTGTAACAGTTGCCATTCTAGCTTTCATGTCATCTCCAAAGGCTAGGACTGGTTCCTCAACTGATGACGGGTTTAAAAGTGTAGTGAACTTACAAAGAGACACTACCAAATCATCAAGAACATCTTCAAGATGATGGCAGGCTGAAATTTTAGCAATAGCCAAAAATCCATCCATACATGTTTGATATACGTCTTCCTGTTCAGCATGATCAAATACCACAGAGATGGCAGCAATTGTTGGGCCTGACATTATGGCAAACATATCATGATCAAGGTAGGCCTTAGAATCAGATACAATAAATGGAGCAGTTTTTTTGGACTTATGCATTAGATCAATCCATCGACTTGGTGTCATTTCAGGAAAACCAACACCTTGTTCAGGGGTTGTGCGAATTTCATTCTTACAAATTGAATGGTAAATCTCTGACAGCATTTCTCGAGGCAGATTGTTGCCACCATTTATAAGCCTATTATTCCGAATAAAATCCTCTTCTGTCATCTTCTTTTTAACTTGCACATTGTGTTGATCTGTATTAAGCATTATCATGGAGTATGATAACACAAGAGCAGCGTCCTTGTTAGCTAGGATATGTGGTGATTGTTCATAATATCTCTCGGAGAAAGCTTCAAGCACCCTATGTATCTTTTGTGATTCTCCTGGCAATCTGAAAGTCTCCAAGAATAGACGCAGAGCAGTATCTAAGTTCATGTCTTGGAAATCAAATGTTCCAGCAAATTCATGAAGAACCTGAACACAGAATTCGTCATGATTTCCTAGGAAATCACCAACAAGATTCTTATCCAACCCAGCAGTGTATCTGAAAAAGCAGGCAACACTTTGGGGATCAAGTTTGTCAGGCAAAAGATGTGTTCCTTGGAGAAACTCCAGACCTTTCTTAGGATCACGATTAAAGTGGTCAGCACCAATCATCAATCTTCTCTTTATGTACTTTCTTCGGCGGACAAAAGGAACCCAATGATTTGGATCGTTATAATTCTCACATTTAACCATCCAGAATGGAGTATACTCTTCAAGATTCACTGGAGAATATTCGGAGCTAACAGATCCATTGGCTATCCTTTCGGCCATTCCCTGTATAACAGCAATAAGACCATCCAGAGCAAGAATATGCATGGCAGACAATGGACAATTCACAGGAAATGCACTTTTAGACAACAAATTAGCAAGGTCTTCAAAGACATTACTGCAAGTTATGTCACAGTCAAAGTTAGCATACATATCTACCATAAATGTCTTTTGCCTGCAAAAGTCAACAAGGGCCTCCATTGCTACCTCTTGCTGCTGGTATGAAGCTCCATATCTGCTTTGTGCAAGTCTTAAAATGACACAAGAAAAAAATGCTTCTAGCTGTAATTTGAGCTCTGTACGAAGATGATGATACAGATTGAGAACAATGCTACAAACCATCGAA from Phaseolus vulgaris cultivar G19833 chromosome 1, P. vulgaris v2.0, whole genome shotgun sequence carries:
- the LOC137815003 gene encoding ARF guanine-nucleotide exchange factor GNOM-like — encoded protein: MGRLKLQAGINAIEEEEPEECDAAYPDKTTLACMINSEIGAVLAVMRRNVRWGGRYMSGDDQLEHSLIQSFKTVRRQIFSWHHHQWQAINPALYLQPFLDVIRSDETGAPITGVALSSVYKILTLDVIDQNTVNVEDAMHLVVDAVTSCRFEVIDPSSEEVVLMKILQVLLACMKSKASIMLSNQHVCTIVNTCFRIVHQAGSKGELLQQIARYTMHELVRCIFSHLQDVGNTDHALVNGSTNLKQETGGLDNDYAFGSRQLENGSMSSEYDNQSLSSNSAPNVSSVVKATVMDENTAITISCKDGVPYDMHLMTEPYAVPCMVEIFHFLCSLLNVVEHTGMGPRSNTLAFDEDVPLFALTLINSAIELGGPSICRHPRLLSLIQDELFHNLMQFGLSMSPLILSMVCSIVLNLYHHLRTELKLQLEAFFSCVILRLAQSRYGASYQQQEVAMEALVDFCRQKTFMVDMYANFDCDITCSNVFEDLANLLSKSAFPVNCPLSAMHILALDGLIAVIQGMAERIANGSVSSEYSPVNLEEYTPFWMVKCENYNDPNHWVPFVRRRKYIKRRLMIGADHFNRDPKKGLEFLQGTHLLPDKLDPQSVACFFRYTAGLDKNLVGDFLGNHDEFCVQVLHEFAGTFDFQDMNLDTALRLFLETFRLPGESQKIHRVLEAFSERYYEQSPHILANKDAALVLSYSMIMLNTDQHNVQVKKKMTEEDFIRNNRLINGGNNLPREMLSEIYHSICKNEIRTTPEQGVGFPEMTPSRWIDLMHKSKKTAPFIVSDSKAYLDHDMFAIMSGPTIAAISVVFDHAEQEDVYQTCMDGFLAIAKISACHHLEDVLDDLVVSLCKFTTLLNPSSVEEPVLAFGDDMKARMATVTVFTIANRYGDYIRTGWRNILDCILRLHKLGLLPARVASDAADESELSAETVNGKPIMNSLSSAHMQSIGTPRRSSGLMGRFSQLLSLDTEEPRSQPTEQQLAAHQRTLQTIQKCHIDSIFTESKFLQAESLLQLARALVWAAGRPQKGNSTPEDEDTAVFCLELLIAITLNNRDRIGILWHGVYEHISNIVQSTVMPCALVEKAVFGLLRICQRLLPYKENIADELLRSLQLVLKLDARVADAYCEQITQEVSRLVKANASHIRSQLGWRTITSLLSITARHIEASEAGFDALLFIMSDGAHLLPANYVHCIDTARQFAESRVGQAERSVRALDLMAGSVNCLARWTSEAKEAMEEEQVSKLSQDIGEMWLRLVQGLRKVCLDQREEVRNHALLSLQKCLTGADGIYLPHSMWLQCFDLVIFTVLDDLLEIAQGHSQKDYRNMEGTLILAMKLLFKVFLQLLPELSQLTTFCKLWLGVLSRMEKYMKVKVRGKRSEKLQETVPELLKNSLLVMKMRGILAQRSALGGDSLWELTWLHVNNISPSLQLEVFPEQDSEHLQHKQGEPIGGLVPDDKGSVPSSETASREDAGIVG